In the Anguilla anguilla isolate fAngAng1 chromosome 7, fAngAng1.pri, whole genome shotgun sequence genome, one interval contains:
- the LOC118231432 gene encoding small integral membrane protein 18-like, whose protein sequence is MAGRNSSQPWSHRAAPLSGVTLQAQEAFPFHDGWNIACFVILLLFGLAVLSLVALAFLYELLDCGCCAKDTPVQQRREEEEEPGLLQATAESVSKQPAEVV, encoded by the coding sequence ATGGCCGGGCGGAACAGCAGCCAGCCGTGGAGCCATCGAGCAGCGCCCCTCTCAGGAGTGACCCTGCAGGCGCAGGAGGCGTTCCCCTTCCACGACGGGTGGAACATCGCCTGCTTCGTCATCCTCCTGCTCTTCGGCCTGGCGGTGCTTTCGCTGGTGGCCCTGGCCTTCCTGTACGAGCTGCTGGACTGCGGCTGCTGCGCCAAGGACACGCCGGTCCAGCAacggcgggaggaggaggaggagccagggCTGCTTCAGGCCACCGCGGAGAGTGTGAGCAAGCAGCCCGCGGAGGTGGTGTAG